In Kordiimonas sp. SCSIO 12610, the following are encoded in one genomic region:
- a CDS encoding MATE family efflux transporter, which produces MAQFSYQTVWRLAGPNIISNILFVSISFAHLWIVAPLGREASAAVVTGARVQFLLMSAAMALSVATTAVVARAWGADEKFEASASTTTSLALCIMVAVFLSVPTYVFAPQIVGIFGLDTTTTQMAVDYIRPVAIFNFAFALTVTMTTAMRAISDVIRPLRFTAAATVLSIIMSYILARGVFTYEGIGIAGIPIGTGAAQLLIVMYFMMRWLLKKYDLVPVASATFDNKRLAQLIKIGTPAALEQIIIQMSFVLFMVIIGAYGTAPFAAYGIGITILSVCIVVGLGFGAASSTLVGQSLGAGNEAEARASGWAAMRLAIGLMTIIAGLIYLMRGFLAALLSTDAETRELTEYFILILALIQPLMAIEFAIGGALRGAGDTRYPLFVSFAGMILGRLVIGYIIFKAGASIEAMFAIIILDYLIKIILLLARFRSSKWVDATSTHAPAAVQSVAGVSRVAVRSYYQTHNEEPE; this is translated from the coding sequence GTGGCTCAATTTTCATATCAGACAGTTTGGCGACTAGCTGGCCCCAATATTATCAGCAACATTTTATTCGTTTCGATCTCATTCGCGCATCTATGGATCGTCGCACCACTGGGCCGCGAGGCGAGCGCCGCTGTGGTGACAGGTGCACGAGTGCAGTTTTTATTGATGTCGGCAGCGATGGCGCTTTCGGTTGCAACAACCGCGGTCGTCGCGCGGGCATGGGGCGCTGATGAAAAATTTGAGGCTTCGGCGTCCACAACAACCTCCCTTGCGCTTTGCATTATGGTTGCAGTATTTTTGTCTGTTCCAACCTATGTGTTTGCGCCGCAAATTGTTGGTATTTTTGGACTGGACACCACGACCACACAGATGGCCGTTGATTATATTCGACCTGTAGCAATTTTTAACTTCGCTTTTGCACTGACTGTCACCATGACAACCGCAATGCGCGCCATTAGCGATGTCATCAGGCCCCTTCGCTTTACGGCGGCAGCCACTGTTCTTAGTATCATCATGTCATATATTTTAGCGCGTGGTGTCTTTACGTATGAAGGTATCGGAATTGCCGGTATTCCAATTGGCACTGGCGCGGCTCAACTTCTTATCGTCATGTATTTTATGATGCGCTGGCTTCTGAAAAAATATGATCTGGTCCCGGTCGCAAGTGCAACCTTTGACAACAAGCGTTTGGCACAGCTTATAAAAATTGGCACTCCCGCAGCGCTGGAGCAGATCATTATACAGATGAGCTTTGTGCTCTTCATGGTCATTATTGGCGCTTATGGCACAGCCCCCTTTGCAGCATACGGCATTGGCATCACGATCTTGAGCGTATGTATCGTTGTGGGCCTGGGGTTCGGCGCGGCCAGTTCTACCCTCGTCGGGCAAAGTTTGGGGGCTGGAAACGAAGCAGAAGCAAGAGCCAGCGGCTGGGCAGCCATGCGGTTAGCAATTGGGTTAATGACCATCATTGCAGGCCTTATCTATTTAATGCGTGGTTTTCTCGCTGCATTACTGTCCACAGACGCTGAAACCCGTGAACTGACAGAATATTTCATTCTGATCCTCGCGCTTATTCAACCCCTGATGGCGATCGAATTTGCTATTGGCGGTGCGTTAAGAGGCGCTGGCGACACCCGCTACCCCCTGTTTGTAAGTTTTGCAGGCATGATTTTGGGTCGCCTTGTCATCGGATATATAATTTTTAAGGCTGGCGCCTCCATCGAGGCGATGTTTGCAATCATCATTCTCGATTATTTGATTAAAATCATTCTGCTATTGGCGCGCTTCCGCAGTTCAAAATGGGTCGACGCCACGTCAACACACGCACCCGCTGCGGTGCAATCCGTTGCAGGGGTAAGCCGCGTTGCCGTTAGATCATATTATCAAACCCATAATGAAGAACCCGAGTAA